CGTTCCGGCACCGCCTGGGCGAGCTTGAGGAGATTTCGCGCGCCCTCCGGCAACCCCGTCAGGTTCAATTCGATCTTGCGCTCCTTCGTCAAGGCGACGAGCTTGAGAAGGAAGGGCAGGATGCCGCCGTCCCATGCGGCGAGTTTAGAGCTGTCGAAGCCGATCTGACGAACCGCACCCGAGCCGATCTGCTTTTCGACTTCGCCAGCACTCGGCACGTGATCGATGGCACGCCAGCTACCGGCAAGCGCGAGGACGAGGGCACCAGCCCCATCTTGCGCGAACTTGATCTCAGCGTTCTCCGCCATCGCGGTCCTCCGACTTAGATCCTAGGACGACACATCGGCGCTGCGAGGGCCTTCGAGGACTGGCGACGCGCGAGCGAAAGTGCTGCGGTTCCGTCGCGACTCATCGCGCAATGCGGATTGTCGCTCGCAAAGGCGATCCTGGCAGCGATGGAACGGCCCGGCGCCGCGTTGCGCGTCAAAAGTCCACCCCCGGAGAAGTTTACCTGAACATTCTCTACTATGAAGGGGCATCGATTTGAATCGAGGCGCCTATGACGCGCGTCCATCGAGGCTCCCGACCCTCGATCCGGGGGCGTCACGAGGATCCACGTCTTTTCCCGAAATCAGAAAGATGTGAATGGCCGGGTCCAGGCCCGGCCATGACGAAAAAGGGAATGGCCATGACGGCCGGGATGATACCGAATGACAAAAAAGCCCGGCTGAGCCGGGCTTCCGTTCCGCTGCGGCCTTCGGCAACGCTCTCCATTCTGGATGAGCGCCGCCGAATGCCGCACCGCACGCCCTAATTCTTCTCAGGCGTCGGATGAATCTCCGGCATTCAGTGCGGATGAATTGGCGGCATTTTAGGGAGGACAGAACCAGGGGGATTCGGGCATGGGCAACCCGGTACCTGACCCCCAACATTTTTGCAATTAGGGCAGCCGCCAGCGACGAGTTCGATTTCGGCGTCGGTGAGTTCCACAACGCCCAGGTCGTTTCTATCGTTCATGAGTTGCTCCCTTCGTTGATTGGTCGTCTGACGCGGACATTGTGCGTCGTCCGATGGGGACAACATTTAGCAAATACACGAAAAGAATTCTAGCGAGAATGGCAATATAATTTGAGTTGCACGAACGAATCGTGAAGGATTATTCTTAGAGAGCCCAAGGAAAAATAAATATTAGAGAAAATGTATATTAGAACATTATTCAACCAGTTCCGATTTGTCCAAATTTACTTGGGCGGCTCGCGGGTTACGGGACGAACTGCGCCGACCTTTATCCCGAGCAGGCGGGTTGCCCCCCCATGACACTCTCGCTCTTCCGGCAAGAAGCCATTGACCATCAGCGCCTGCGCCTGCATGGCGAGGTCCTTGTCTATCAGCCGGTCTCCCAGCGCATCCTTGCGTGGCTGCTCATCGCAACGGTCGCCGCCATCGTGAGCTATCTCTTCTGGGGCGAATATGCGCGCAAGGAAACCGTTCAAGGGTTTCTCGTGCCGAGCGGCGGCGTGGTGCAAGTCTATGCCCGGGCCGCGGGCACCATCACCGAGGTGAACGTCGTCGAAAATCAAATCGTGAAGAAGAACGACCCGCTTCTCAGCGTGCTCGTCGAGCAATCGACCGAGGAAGGCGGGCGCGCCGATACCAACACGCTCGACGTGATCGCGCGGCAGAAGAAGGAAATCGAGTCCCAGATCAACTTCGCGCAATCGAACGCGAACGCCGAGCGCCAGGGCCTCACGACGGAGGTCGAAAGTCTCAACCGCGAAATCGAGCAGCTCGAGCGCCAACGCGCCATCCAGACTTACTTGGGCGAGCTTTCGAGCAAGGACGTGGAAGCGGCGGAAGTACTGATGAAAAAGGGATTTCTTGCCGAAAATGAATACCGACGCCGACGCGAGGCTTTTCTCCAAAGCGCTCAACGCAAGTCCGAGCTCGGACAGCAAATCGTGGCGCGCCAATACGATCTCGCTCAGGCGCGCAACAAGCTCGCGCAACTCACGGTCAACGCCGCCGACAGCATATCCAAGCTCCGCGCGTCGCTGCTGGAGATCGACCAGCGCGCGACCGAGATCGAGGGACGCCGGGCCTATGTGGTGCGCGCACCCGTCGACGGCCGGGTGTCCTCACTTCAGGTCTCGGTCGGGGGGGCCGCCGACGGGAGAGTGCCGGTCATGGCGATCCTGCCCTCCGGCAGCAGGCTCCAAGCCGAGATATATATCCCCTCCCGCGCGATCGGCTTCGTGAAGCCGAACCAAGAAGTGCGTCTTCTCTATGAAGCATTCCCGCACGAGCGATTCGGCGCCTATATCGGCCACGTCGAAACCGTGTCGAAGACCATTCTCGCCCCGGGCGACGTGTCGGCAATCCTCGGGCTCAGGGAACCCGTGTATCGCGCGGTCGTCGCCCTCGATTCCCAGACGATCGACGCCGAAGGCGATGCAATCCAGTTGCAGGCGGGCGAGCAACTCAGCGCCAATATCATTCTGGACCGGCGCAAGCTGATCGGGTGGATCCTGTCGCCGCTTGCTCGGCTCGGGCGCGCGCTATGAGCGCTCCTTCGGTTCTCAATCTTCTCGAATTCGTCTTCCCGAAGCGGGTACCGGTCATCCTCCAGAGCGAGGCGACCGAATGCGGGCTCGCCTGCCTCGCGATGATCGCGTCCTATCACGGGCTCAAGACCGACTTGCACGGGATGCGCCAGCGCGTATCGATATCGCTCACCGGCACGACGCTCAAAGGCATCATGGCAGCCGGGAGTGCGATGGACCTTGCCTGTCGCCCGCTTCGGCTCGAGCTTGAAGCGCTCGGCCGCATCCGGCGCCCGGCGATTCTTCACTGGGACATGAACCATTTCGTCGTGCTGACCAAGGTGTCGGGCGAAAAGGTGCGCATCAACGATCCGGCCGTCGGCGAACGCGAACTCTCGATTGCCGAGGTCTCGGCACATTTCAGCGGCGTGGCACTCGAGCTGATGCCCACACCAAATTTTCGCAAGCGAGATGAAACCGAACGCATGCGGATCGCCGACGTCGTCGGCAACCCAAAAGGCCTCATTCCCGTCCTCTTCCAGATTTTCCTGCTATCCGTCGTTCTCCAGCTCGTCGCGATCGCGGGCCCCTTTTACAACCAGATCGTCGTCGACGAGGTGTTGACCCGCTTCGACGCCAACCTACTCCCCGTGCTCGCCATCGGATTCGGCATCCTCAAGCTGATCAACATGGCGACCTCGGCGCTGCGCTCCTACATCCAGCTCTATCTCGGTAGCACGATCGGCTATCAGCTCGAAGTCAACCTGTTCAGCCATCTCATGCGGCTGCCGATGCCGTTCTTCGAAAAGCGCCACATCGGCGACATCGTTTCCCGCTTCGCTTCGACCGACCCGATCAATCAGTTGCTGACGCACGGGATCGTGGGATCGATCGTCGACGGCCTGCTCGCGATCACCACGCTCGTGCTGATCTTCTATTATAGCCTGACGCTCGCCCTCGTCGTGGTCGGGGCACTTTTCCTTTACAGCCTCTACCGGGTCGTCCGTTACCGTTACCTGCGCCTCCAGTCGCAAGAGCAAATCCAAGCCAAGGCGAAGGAAAGCACGAATTTCCAGGAAAACGTGCGCGCCGCGCGCGCCATCAAAATCTTCAGCCGCGAGGTCGAGCGCCAGAGCATTTGGCAAAACCTCTATTCCGCGACGGTGAATATCGGTTTTCGCGTCAATCGCGCGAATATCCTTTTCACGATGGCGAACGATCTTTTCTTCGGCATCGAGGAGATTCTCGTGATCTATCTCGCGGCACGGATGATCCTCGACGGATCCTTCACCATCGGCATGATGTTCGCCTTTCTTTCCTACCGCGACTTTTTCGTATCGAAATCGCTGAGCGTCGTTCAGACGATCATCGATTTCAGGATGCTCGACATTCACTTGAGCCGCCTTGCCGACATCGGTCTCACGGCCAAGGAGAAGGGCATCGAAGCGCCCGCGGTCCGGCGCAACATCGCCGGCGCCGTTGCACTCTCGGACGTTTCCTTCCGCTACGGCGACACGGAGCCGTTCATCTTCGAGAATTTGTCGTTCGCCGTCGAACCCGGCGAATGCGTGGCGATCACGGGTCCGTCGGGCTGCGGCAAGACCACGATGATGAAGGTCATGCTGGGCCTGGTGCCGCCGACGAGCGGCCATCTTCTTATCGACGGGCAGCCCCTCAGCATGATCGGCCTACAGACCTTTCGCCACGCCGCCAGCGCCGTGATGCAGGACGATCACATGATGTCGGGAAGCGTCGCCGACAATATAGCCTTCTTCGACCCGGACATGGATTTCGAACGCATCCAGCAGTGCGCGCAAATCGCCGCCGTCCACGACGACATCATGCGCATGCCGATGGGCTACAACACGCTCACGGGCGACATGGGCACCGTGCTCTCCGGCGGGCAGAAGCAGCGCATCCTGCTTGCGCGAGCCCTCTATGCGCGGCCGAAAATCCTGATGCTCGACGAGGGTACAGCACACCTCGACCTTCATACCGAAAAGATCGTGAACGATGCGGTCGCATCGCTCAACATGACCCGTATCATCATTGCGCATCGGCCCCATACGATTGCCTCCGCCGACCGGATCGTTCGCCTCGAGCATGGCACGATCAGGCCCGTGACGCTGGACCCGTTGGTTTTAACGTCGTTCGGCTGAGACTTCCGCCGGTTCGGCCTGTCCTTCAGTACAGCTCCGTCACACAACTATGTCGGCACGCATCGGCGCCTGATGAAGCGAGATCGTGCGGGTGGCGTCGGTTAGTGCTACATGACTTCGATCTTGCGATGTGTTCAGCATGCGTTGGGGAGTGGCTACATGGAACCGGCCTCCTGGGCCGTGGCAGCGCCGGCGATCGGGGCTGCATTTGCGGCATCCCTCGTCGAAGTGGTTGAGGCATTCACCATCGTGCTTGCGGTCGGCACGATCCAGGGCTGGCGGCCCGCGATACTGGGAAGCATCAGCGCACTCGCCTTTCTCGCGGCCCTTATCCTTGCGCTCGGTCCAATGCTGGATCGTGTGCCGCTCCACTTGCTCCAACTTGCCATTGGCATCCTGCTTTTGCTGTTCGGCATGCGATGGCTTTGCAAGGCCATATTGCGTGCAGCGGGCGTCGTGGCGCTCCACGACGAGATCGCCGCGTTCGATGCGGAGGCGAGGCATCTCCAGGATCAGGCTCAACGTCGTCAAGACCGGCTCGATTGGATCGCCGGCGTTACGGCGTTCAAGGCCGTGGCTCTTGAGGGGGTCGAAGTCGTCTTCATTGTCATCGCCGTGGGGGCTGGCCGCGGCCTGCTATGGCCGGCGAGCCTTGGGGCAATCGCCGCTTTCGTGCTGGTGCTTGCGGTCGGCGTCGCCATTCACCGCCCGCTTGCACGGGTTCCGGAAAATTCCCTCAAATTCGGCGTCGGTGTGATGTTGTCCTCTTTCGGCGTGTTCTGGACTGGAGAGGGACTCGGCATCGACTGGCCCGGCCACGACCTCGCCCTGCTCACCTTCGTGGCCGCGTTCCTCCTTGTCGGACTTCTCGCGACCCTCCAAGCGCGGCGGATCGCCGCAAGGCACGCGGCATGAGCCTGCCCCGCACGGTGATGCGCGAGGTCGTCGGTCTCTTTGTGGGGGATCAGTTCATCGCGGCGGCGACCATCGCCGTCGTCGGTATCGTCGCCATTCTTGCCAAAGCGACGGCAGCGCCCACGATGGTCACTGGAGGTTCTCTGCTCGGCGGATGCCTTGGCGCTCTCGCAGTGGGCGTGTGGCGTGCGGCGCGCCCGCGAAAGAGCCCATCGCCCTCGATCTCCAACCGGGAGAAGGAAAGATAGGATCAAGAGCGAAGCACGCGCTTCGCATCGGGCGCGGCCGGCATCGAATTGCGTCTAATTTGCCCGAACCGATTCTGATGCACTTTGCGATCCAGCACGGACCGAAGGGCGCCCCCGCTCATCCAGTTCGACGATTGCTGTGGGCAGCTTGCGCCAAGCAAGAAGATCCGCTTCGCTCGACCCTGCATGCCGCGCTTCCTCGGCTAGAGTCAGCGGCGGAGGCTGAGGCTTGGTTATGTTCTGGCGAGCCCGTTTCAGCGCCACGAAGCCCCACGCGAGCAACCACAAGCCGAGGACGATGGCGACGACGAGGTAGGGCTGGAGTCGGCTCCACCAAAGCGCCCAATTCAGATCGGGCGCCCCGAGATCGTGCCCGAAGAGATCGGTGATGATGTCGAGGACCACATGGATGCCGTGTCGCAGAAGATAGAGAAACAATATCCACATGCCCACGGTAAGGAGCCGATCGCGCCATACGATAAGCCTCGGCTCCTTCGCATCCGTGATGATCGGCGGCCAGGGCGGTCGCATCTCGCCGCTCATCGCAAACCCCTGTCGGGACTGACCCAGGTCGTGCGTGCGGCACGCTTGAGCATGGCCGCGCGCGGGAGTGCCACCGCAGCCGTCAGGGCGCTGAGCGCCCAGAAAGCAAGCGGGTACCAGATGATCCAGAAGAGCGAGCGCATTATGCCAGGCTCGAAGCGGCGCTCGATCGTCGTGCTGACGATTGCTTGCACCAGGTAGGTGAGGCAAAGCGTCAAGCCGTACCATTCGGGAATGAGCGAGAAGGTTGGCACCCGCGTCAATACGGGCAAGCCGACGCCGTGCAAGGTGCCGAGAAAAGT
This sequence is a window from Alphaproteobacteria bacterium. Protein-coding genes within it:
- a CDS encoding HlyD family efflux transporter periplasmic adaptor subunit codes for the protein MTLSLFRQEAIDHQRLRLHGEVLVYQPVSQRILAWLLIATVAAIVSYLFWGEYARKETVQGFLVPSGGVVQVYARAAGTITEVNVVENQIVKKNDPLLSVLVEQSTEEGGRADTNTLDVIARQKKEIESQINFAQSNANAERQGLTTEVESLNREIEQLERQRAIQTYLGELSSKDVEAAEVLMKKGFLAENEYRRRREAFLQSAQRKSELGQQIVARQYDLAQARNKLAQLTVNAADSISKLRASLLEIDQRATEIEGRRAYVVRAPVDGRVSSLQVSVGGAADGRVPVMAILPSGSRLQAEIYIPSRAIGFVKPNQEVRLLYEAFPHERFGAYIGHVETVSKTILAPGDVSAILGLREPVYRAVVALDSQTIDAEGDAIQLQAGEQLSANIILDRRKLIGWILSPLARLGRAL
- a CDS encoding peptidase domain-containing ABC transporter, coding for MSAPSVLNLLEFVFPKRVPVILQSEATECGLACLAMIASYHGLKTDLHGMRQRVSISLTGTTLKGIMAAGSAMDLACRPLRLELEALGRIRRPAILHWDMNHFVVLTKVSGEKVRINDPAVGERELSIAEVSAHFSGVALELMPTPNFRKRDETERMRIADVVGNPKGLIPVLFQIFLLSVVLQLVAIAGPFYNQIVVDEVLTRFDANLLPVLAIGFGILKLINMATSALRSYIQLYLGSTIGYQLEVNLFSHLMRLPMPFFEKRHIGDIVSRFASTDPINQLLTHGIVGSIVDGLLAITTLVLIFYYSLTLALVVVGALFLYSLYRVVRYRYLRLQSQEQIQAKAKESTNFQENVRAARAIKIFSREVERQSIWQNLYSATVNIGFRVNRANILFTMANDLFFGIEEILVIYLAARMILDGSFTIGMMFAFLSYRDFFVSKSLSVVQTIIDFRMLDIHLSRLADIGLTAKEKGIEAPAVRRNIAGAVALSDVSFRYGDTEPFIFENLSFAVEPGECVAITGPSGCGKTTMMKVMLGLVPPTSGHLLIDGQPLSMIGLQTFRHAASAVMQDDHMMSGSVADNIAFFDPDMDFERIQQCAQIAAVHDDIMRMPMGYNTLTGDMGTVLSGGQKQRILLARALYARPKILMLDEGTAHLDLHTEKIVNDAVASLNMTRIIIAHRPHTIASADRIVRLEHGTIRPVTLDPLVLTSFG
- the pgaD gene encoding poly-beta-1,6-N-acetyl-D-glucosamine biosynthesis protein PgaD, which gives rise to MSGEMRPPWPPIITDAKEPRLIVWRDRLLTVGMWILFLYLLRHGIHVVLDIITDLFGHDLGAPDLNWALWWSRLQPYLVVAIVLGLWLLAWGFVALKRARQNITKPQPPPLTLAEEARHAGSSEADLLAWRKLPTAIVELDERGRPSVRAGSQSASESVRAN